The genome window ATCAAGTATAGGGCCTTGCCTCCCAACTATGTGCTGTACAGACTTAAACTGGCGGAAAACATCGAAAAGACCGCCAGCAAACCAGACAAACTGACCGCATATTGCAAGGATTTTTTGTATATTGACAACGCAGAAAGGGAAAATGTGGATAAATTTTTGACCTATAACGAAGCAATGACGGAAAAGTTCATTCCGCGTGATTCGTATCAGGTCATGGATGAAGATATATTGCGCAATGTACTTGTGCGGTATCTTGAAACATACAGCATGGTGTATGGCTTTAAAAACCCTGATTCCATCAGGATTCGGATAGAAAAGGCCATCCCCTACAAAAATGCCGAGGGCGACTTTGGCATTTTGTATTCCATAGCCCTGACGGAAAAGGACGATGCTGACGATTCTGCGCCGGAAAAAATGTTTCAGGTTTCATACTGCAATGGGGAAATTGTCAGCTTTGAGCCTTCAGCAAATGACGCGGCGGACGCCGCAGTGCTGAAGATTTGCAAGGCACTTCAGTAGCGGCAGCGCTGGCGGGGTCATGTGGGCAGATAGCTTTTTTTGACGCGGTATAGAATTTGCTTTAAGCATTCATTGGCAAAAATTTGGCTTTTTGTATTGTCTTTTTCAGCCACCGCACCAGAACCGGGTTAAACGAATGCTGTTGTCCACCAAACCTTCTTCCAAGCTCACTCCCCAGTTGCCCTTGGACGTTGAAATTTACCCCAAGGCCAAGAGTGATCGCCGTCTCGCCCCTGACATTCCCGGTCGGGGCGGGTCGAGGCGTGGTGCTCACCAGCGCTATGAAGCCCAGCTTCAGGTGTCGGTATATGATGCTTCGGAAGAATCCGCCCCGGTGCGCTGCCTGAGCGAAGACCTTTCGTCATCGGGCATGCTGCTGCATTGGACTGAGGATGCACCGCTTCCCGCCGAGGGGCAAAAGTTTGTGCTGCGCTTTACCATGCCGCCGGGCACCCTGCCGGAAGGGTATGAATCGCGTGTGCGCATCCCCGCAGACGTTGTGCGTATTGTGGAAGGCGAGGATGGTGAAAAAAAGGTTGCCGTCAATTTTGTGCGCAATCTGGATAACTATCTGCGCCTGAAAAAGTGGCTGCGCCTGATTGCTACTTCTGTGGTTCTGCTTGCCATTTCTGTATATGCCGTTGCCTACATGCGGCAGGAAAGCCTTTTTTACTTCATGTTTGACGTGCCCGTATTTACCTACGGGATTGTTGCGTCCGTTTTTCTGGTAAGCCGGTTTGTCTTTTCCTTTTTTTACCGCAACGTTCCTGTTGATCCTGACTTTACGCCCGGGGTCACTATTGTCATTCCCTGCTTTAACGAAGAAGAATGGATTGAAAAAACCATCCAGTGCGCCATCAATCAGGATTACCCTCAGGAAAAACTCGAAGTTATCCTTGTGGACGATGGCAGCACGGATAAATCCATGGAGCGTGTGCGGCGCATCGAAAAGCAGATTCGCAAGGAAATAACCGGCGACCGCTTTGTGGTTATTGAGCAGCCCTACAATATGGGCAAGCGCCACGCACTTGCGGCTGGGGCCCAACACGCCAAGTTTGAGTTGCTGGTCTTTGTGGATTCGGACAGTTTTCTGGAGCCGGACGCCGTGCGGGAAGTGGTGCAGCCCTTCCGCGACCCCAAGATGGGGGCTGTCTCTGGCAGAACAGAAGTGCAGAACAAATGGACAAATGCCCTCACCAAGATGCAGGCCGTGCGCTACTATGTGGCCTTTCGGTTCATCAAGGCGGCGGAATCCGTTTTTGACGGCGTGACCTGTCTTTCCGGCCCCCTTGCCTGCTACCGAAAGGATCTTGTGCTGCACTACCTCGATGAATGGCTCAACCAGAAATTCTTTGGCTATCCGGCCACGTTTGGCGACGACAGAAGTCTGACAAACTACATCCTTGCCCACCACCGCACTGGTTATCAGGATGCGGCGGTGTGTTCCACCATTGTGCCCTCAAGCATGCGTACCTTTATCCGGCAGCAAATGCGCTGGAAGCGTTCATGGCTGCGTGAAACTCTGCGCGCCAGTTCCTTTATGTGGAGAAAAGAGCCTTTCATGGCGCTTTCGTTCTATATCGGTTTTTTGCTGCCTGTGCTGGCCCCGCTGGTGGTAGTGCGCACCATGGTCGTCATTCCAATTGAGCTTGGCCTGTTTCCCTACAAATACCTTGCGGGCATTCTTGTCACCAGCATGCTCATGAGCGCCTCCTATCTGCTGTTCAAACGTAGCAATTTGTGGCCCTACGGCATTGTTTTTTGCGTGTTTTATCTGGCGGTGCTGCTGTGGCAGCTTCCTGTGGCAGTGCTTACGTTCTGGAAGTCGGAATGGGGCACACGCAATACCTCCGCCGACGTGGCCGCGCAGGAAAAGCTGCGCTACGAGCAGAAAATGTTCGTCATGCCCTCTGAAAGCGCCGTTGCAGCAGGAGCGGGGCAGCCAGCCGATCACGGCAAGCACGGTGAGGGTTAGGACATGCGCGCGCTTTCCAAAGATACCTGGAAGATCATGCGGTCATGCCTGCAATGGGTATTTTTGATCGGCCTGTGCGTATTTATTGTTCAGCTCTTTATTGAGAGGGGCAGGCCGCCGCAGTTTGACCGTGAATCGTGGACGCAACGCGATGGTTTTACGGCCATTTCTTACGGTTCGCTCACACGCGATGAAAAGCCGGGGCTGAACTCGCGCCAGCAGTTTGCGGAGCACGTGGCAGCCATTGAAAAGGCTGGGTATCAGTGGATAACTACTGACGATGTCATCAGTTTTTATCGCGATGGAGAACCTCTGCCAGAGAAAGCCCTGTACCTCATGATGGAAGGCGGCCGCAAGGATTCCGTCATCTTTGGACAGGAGATCATGGGCAAAACCGGGGTGCATGCCACCCTGTTTACGACAACCGCCACACTTAAAAGCTGGAACAACTTTTTTATCACCAAGTCCAATGTGGCGGCGCTGGCAAAGAGCCCTTTCTGGGATGTGGGTAGCCAGGGGCTTGCGCTGGTGCCCATCAACGAGAACATGCCAAAGGTGACGCCCGGCTACTTTTTGACAGATTTTTTGCGCGATCCCACTGGCCAGCCAGCGGAAACAGATGAGCAAATGCGCGACCGTCTGGCGTCGTATTATAAAGATTCGTTCGAGCCGCTGGCAAAGCTCATGTCCGAACCGCCCAAGGCCTTTGTGATGATGCCCGCCAACTCCTTCAACGCGGCCATGCCGTTTGCGGTGAAGGAGGCCAATCGCAGTTTGGCCCAGCAGTATTTTGAGCTGACCTTTTCCAGGGAAGGGGCGGCGTTCAATTCAGCAGTGGATGACCGTTTTGCGCTCACACGCGTACAGGTCAAGCCGGAGTGGACGGAACAGCATCTTCTGGAAGTGCTCTCGCTCAAAACTGCCAAGCGCACGCGGTTTTCTCTGGCCGAGGGCGATACCGCCGAAAGCTGGGTATCATTCCGCACCAGGGTGGAAGCCTTGGGGCAGGATATTGTGCTGACCCCGCAGGAGGGCAGGGCTGACCCTGTCATGCTGCGCGGCAGCAACCTGTGGGATAATGTTTCGCTGTCCATGACCATTGCACAGAAGGAAAACGTGGATCGCTACGTCTACCTGCGCTATGCCACGCCCAGCGCCTTTTTGCGCGTGACCCTGCACGGGGCGCGTCTGCTGGTGCAGGAGCGCGTTCCCGGTCAGGGGCTGTATACTATTGCGGATGAAACCCTTTCCACCCAGCCGCCCTGGCGCTTTGGTATCCTGCTCAAGGGCAACAGACTTAAAGTGTTGCTTGATGGCAAGGCGCTCGGCCCAGGATTTTTGCCAGTTTCGCCCACACTGCGGCTTGGGGCAGTTGCTCTGGGCACTGACGATGTGGAGGGGTACGAAGGGCATTTCGGCTCGCTGAATATTGTGCGTGTTCCTTCGCTCTGGCGTATCGAGTCCACAGGCAGCACCAGTTCTGGCGGTGCGGCTCCGGCCAGGGCGCAGGAAGTCACCGCATGCGTGGTGCCGCTGGCAGCTGGGGCCAGTGCTGGCAGCGCAGATGCCGAAAGGGTTTCGCGTCAGGTGTTGCGCGCACGGGCAGAGGGCAGCATGACCATTGCCGCTCTTGCCCCCGGCAACCTTGTTCTGGATGACAGCATGCTGCTGATAGCGCCCTTCAGCATTGCGCAGAGCCGCAGGCTGTGGGACGGCATCATGGTGCAGCCCCTTGCCCAAAGCTCGTGGGAGGATGTGGCGGCGACCCTCAGGGCCATTGCCGTCGCAGGCTATCGCCCCGTGGTGCGCCTTACGAGTGATGCGGCGGCAGCGCTTGCGGCCTCGGGTGTTACCTTGCCCGCAGAGCATTACCTGCTTGATTTTACGCGGGCGGAAATCCCCGACTCTCTCTGGACGCCCCTTGCCCATAGGCATAACCGAAACAATTTCCTTTATGCTACCGCAGAAAAGGGCATTTTGTACGCCGCGGGGGGCAACTGATGCGCATTAGTATCCTTTCTTGCAGTCTGCTGTTGGCCCTGTGCTGCGGCTTTGTCGCAAGCGCTGTGTGCGCGCAGGAATTTCCAGCTGGGGATAGCCGGGCGCGCCTCGATCAGCCTAGAGGTCTGGAACCTGTCAAAAGCGCCAATTCCGCAAAGGGGCAGGAGCAGACAAGTGGCGCGGAACCGGAAAAGCTCTCGGCAGCCTACTATTACAATCGCGCCAACTATGCCATCAGCCGCGAAATGTACGCGGAGGCTCTGGGTGAAATCGACAAGGGCATGGATCTGGATCCTGGTTTTCTGCCCTTCATCACGCAAAAGGCCCTTGTGCTTTCGCGCCTGTCGCGGCATGAGGATGCCGCGCGTTTCTATTCGCTGGCGCTTGAAGCCAGACCGGACGATGCGCGGCTTGCGGCCCTTGCGGCAGAAAATATCCAGAGCAGCCGGGCCAGTGATTCCTCAGGGCTTTCCACTGATCTGGCAAGGTTTTTCAGCGGCCTTTCTGTGCAGGTGACGCCGGAGCTTCTCAAACTGCTGGCGGAACGTCAGGATCAGAACAACGCGGTCTTTTTGCCCGCCCTGCGCGCTGCAGGGGCCGTTGGCAAACTCACGGACGAGGAACAGGCGGTGCTCAAGGCCTGCCTTGCCAATAACGGCACCGTGGCAGCCGCCTTGTTGCGCCGTCAGAATGACTGGCCGCAAGGCTCTGAACCGCTGCGGGCCGTATTTGAGGCTATGACCGCCCGCGCCTTGCAACTGGCTGGCAAGCAGGACGAAGCCGAAACTTTTTATCGACAGGCGGCAGGGCGGGGCTTTAGTCAGGAAACATTGAACGCCATCAAGGCGCAGGCCTACCTGAACCTCAACGAGCAGAAAAAGGCCGCCACTGTTTACGAGCAGGGCTGGCGCATGGCTTCAAGCCCGCAGGTCTGGGCGGTGCGCGCGGCAGATGCCTACGCAGCCTCTGGCGGTATCAAGGATGCCTGCGATATACTTGAAAAAGCTGCAAAAATAGCCCCGCACGACCTGTATTTGCAGGGGCAGCTCTATTACCGCCTCGCCCAGGCCGGAAAAACCGTCGAACTCAAGGCTCTTGAGCAGAGGCTTGAGGCCGGGGGCAGCAACATTGCCGTAAACTTTGGCAAATTTCTCTTCGCCCGAAAGAGCAAAAATCGGGATGCCATGCAAAAAGCCCGTCAGGCCGTTGTGGAGCATGTTGACGATGTCAGCGCTGTTCACGCACAGGACGACATCCGGCTGATTGTTGCCAGTCTTGGGTTCAGCGGTGCGCAGGCCCCGCAGGAGCAGCAGGCCGAACTCATGCGCAACAACGGCTGGGAGCTGTGGGACAGCGGAAAAATAGACGACGCCTATGTTTCGTGGCGCGATTCCATTGCTCTTGATCCCCAGCATGGGCAGAAGGTTGGCCCCTCCATGTGCGCGGTCTTGTTGCAGCAGGGCAGAACTGCGGACGCCATGGAACTTTTCCGCATGCAGTACCCTGAAATGCCCGTGTTCTCCCTTGCCTTGTATCTGATAAAGGACAATCAGTGGTCTGCGGCTTACCCGCTGTTGCGCTCCATGGCTGCCCCTTCGGGCGCCAATGCCCCCTGGTATGCGCTGGCCCTTGCCGCAGGCGCGCTTGAAGGCGGCGACATCCGCGCAGTGGAAACCAGCGCCAGGGCCTTGCTTGCCCTTGATCCGCCGCAGGAAAGCCACACGGTCAGTATTCCCGCCGCTGATGCGGGGGCAGGGCAGTTGCAGTTGAGCAGGTCGCTCTATCTCTCCATGCTGTCGGAATATCTGGGTAAGCTTCTGGATCAGCAGAATGTCGCATTGATCCCTGAGCTTTTGGCCAGCAGACAGCTTCAGGGTATACCCGCGCCACAGGCCGCTAAAATGTTGAGCGAAGCTGGTTTCAGCCTTGCAGTGGGCGACAGCGCGCAGGCTGCGGTGCCTTTGTGGCAGCGTGCGCTTACGCTCAGCCCTGATCTGCCCGAGGCGCATCTGGGTATGGCCCTTGCCGCCGCCATGCAGGGAAATATGACAGCTGCGGAGATTCATCTGAACGCGGCACCTGTCAATGCTTCGCCCCGGCATGAATTCATTCTTGGCCGCATCAGGATGCTTGAGGGGCAGACGGATGTGGCTATGCGCCATTTTGACAGCTTTTTGCGCGCGGAACCTGGCAATCTTGCCGCGCGGTACGCAGTTTTCAATATTTTTATGTCGCTGGCAGACTACACCCGCGCCCGTGCGCTTTACGGCGAATTTAAAAATGCCGCAGGGCCTACCGCCCGGCTGTATGAAGGGCAGTGCGCCCTTGCCTTGGGCGATGCCGGTCGGGCAGAGGCGATTTTCCGTTCCCTCATGGCCAAGGGGGCAACCACAAGGCCTGTGGCGCCGCTGCTGGTGGCGGCTTTGCGCGCCCAGAACCGTTGGGCGGAGGCGGCTTCCATTTTGCAGCAAAGCGGCCTGCCAGACCCGGAAAAACTCACGGCTCTGCGCCGTCAGGCCGAAGACGCACTGGCTG of uncultured Desulfovibrio sp. contains these proteins:
- a CDS encoding glycosyltransferase, producing the protein MSTKPSSKLTPQLPLDVEIYPKAKSDRRLAPDIPGRGGSRRGAHQRYEAQLQVSVYDASEESAPVRCLSEDLSSSGMLLHWTEDAPLPAEGQKFVLRFTMPPGTLPEGYESRVRIPADVVRIVEGEDGEKKVAVNFVRNLDNYLRLKKWLRLIATSVVLLAISVYAVAYMRQESLFYFMFDVPVFTYGIVASVFLVSRFVFSFFYRNVPVDPDFTPGVTIVIPCFNEEEWIEKTIQCAINQDYPQEKLEVILVDDGSTDKSMERVRRIEKQIRKEITGDRFVVIEQPYNMGKRHALAAGAQHAKFELLVFVDSDSFLEPDAVREVVQPFRDPKMGAVSGRTEVQNKWTNALTKMQAVRYYVAFRFIKAAESVFDGVTCLSGPLACYRKDLVLHYLDEWLNQKFFGYPATFGDDRSLTNYILAHHRTGYQDAAVCSTIVPSSMRTFIRQQMRWKRSWLRETLRASSFMWRKEPFMALSFYIGFLLPVLAPLVVVRTMVVIPIELGLFPYKYLAGILVTSMLMSASYLLFKRSNLWPYGIVFCVFYLAVLLWQLPVAVLTFWKSEWGTRNTSADVAAQEKLRYEQKMFVMPSESAVAAGAGQPADHGKHGEG